GCAAGTATCACCATAGAGTCTTAGTTTTATTTGATTATGTGTAGCCAGACcagcataatttcattttaattcctCTTCACAATTTTTCTCCCAAGGTCAACAGATGAACCTTGACTTGTTGATTTGATCCCATCACTTTCAAAACACGCTGCGCTGATTTGAGTTTCAACACTGGTCTGTCCTGTTaatagagtgaaaaaaaaaaaaaaaacattgtaagCTTAACGGTAGTTTAGTCTGCCTAAtatgagtgtatatgtgtgtgtgttttctggcacCATGCAGGTTCTGGTCCCTCATTCACACCCTCTGCTTCAGCATCCTCTATGATCTTGTTGTGGTTCCGAGTGATGGCAAATACCCAACTGTCTCCTAACTCTGTCAGGTCCGGGATGGAGTATTCAGGTACCACCTCTAAGCCCCTGGGGTCCCTGGCAGTCAGGCCGACCCGGAGGTGGCCACACCAGCCCAGCTCCTTATCCTCAATCTCTATGAGAAATATCTCACCGGGCTTCAGAGGTTGTTTGCTGAAACACACTCCATTTGCAAAGCTCTCCACTCTGGTGGCCTGCGTTCCAGAGTGGTCCAGTCTGACGTTGGTACCATGGATGGGATGGAATTCCATGAACTGGTCAGGAAAGGGTTccattttcacttctgtttgcaCAAACTCAAGCTTTCACTTCTGGCTCAGGGAACAGAAATTACCAGCAAAAAGAAATTCCCTGCTGCCAAAATCACAACGAACAGATATACATTTTGTAATCCTTTTCAGGCAAACAGTCTTGGGTGACATGTGGTCatagcagaaacacaacaacttgTGCAGACAAGATCTCTGCTCTGCCTATCTGTGGGCCACTCAGGGAAGCTTCTGGTAGAGGGCTATTTTT
The Scatophagus argus isolate fScaArg1 chromosome 21, fScaArg1.pri, whole genome shotgun sequence genome window above contains:
- the LOC124052885 gene encoding neuralized-like protein 2 — its product is MEPFPDQFMEFHPIHGTNVRLDHSGTQATRVESFANGVCFSKQPLKPGEIFLIEIEDKELGWCGHLRVGLTARDPRGLEVVPEYSIPDLTELGDSWVFAITRNHNKIIEDAEAEGVNEGPEPAWTDQC